In Festucalex cinctus isolate MCC-2025b chromosome 5, RoL_Fcin_1.0, whole genome shotgun sequence, a single genomic region encodes these proteins:
- the tmem119a gene encoding uncharacterized protein tmem119a: MTSRLLFHMACLTLLSLRCGTTRAAPMFYNASMDGSGDDGLELLFPKYFSTRAPVEVSGAPDASDNPALTNTITTTIIRLKDFVLTRVVDFLEEHLLIIIVVTSVLILIVFIICCASAMSQKRKLEAYKVPPQASRKHPADKTVVRGASDEFRDRPYPVDRVKRVQMQSGASPKNLRVPSKALVGERGREVASSPRPEARKLREVEMEVEEVEKWREEPKRKEQTKRREEAQHASAQPVCTCHLKKVHY, translated from the coding sequence ATGACGTCGCGCTTGCTTTTCCACATGGCCTGCCTGACCTTGCTGTCACTGCGTTGCGGCACGACTCGGGCCGCGCCGATGTTCTACAACGCGTCCATGGACGGGAGCGGCGATGACGGCCTGGAGCTCCTCTTCCCCAAGTATTTCTCCACCCGCGCGCCCGTGGAAGTCAGCGGCGCTCCCGACGCTTCCGACAACCCCGCGCTCACCAACACCATCACCACGACCATCATCCGTCTGAAGGACTTTGTTCTGACCAGGGTGGTGGACTTCCTGGAGGAACATTTGCTCATCATCATCGTGGTCACCTCCGTTCTCATCCTCATCGTCTTTATTATCTGCTGCGCCTCTGCCATGAGTCAGAAGCGCAAGCTGGAAGCCTACAAGGTCCCTCCTCAAGCTTCCAGGAAACACCCGGCGGATAAAACCGTCGTACGCGGAGCTTCCGACGAGTTCCGGGACAGGCCTTACCCCGTGGACCGCGTCAAGAGGGTCCAGATGCAGAGCGGCGCTTCGCCCAAGAACCTGCGCGTGCCCTCCAAGGCTCTGGTAGGAGAGAGGGGTCGCGAGGTCGCGTCGTCACCGCGCCCGGAGGCGAGGAAGCTCCGCGAGGTGGAGATGGAGGTGGAGGAGGTGGAGAAGTGGAGGGAGGAGCCCAAACGCAAAGAGCAGACGAAGCGCAGGGAGGAGGCGCAGCACGCCTCCGCTCAGCCTGTTTGCACCTGTCACCTGAAGAAGGTCCACTACTAG